A region from the Sphingopyxis lindanitolerans genome encodes:
- a CDS encoding cytochrome ubiquinol oxidase subunit I produces MRIDQDWAIILARAQFAFTVSFHFLFPAFSIGLASFLAVLEGLWLKTGKGVYANLYRYWLKIFAVVFAMGVVSGIVMSYQFGINWSVFSDKAGPVIGPLMAYEVLTAFFLEAGFLGVMLFGINKVGRKLHFVATLAVALGTFISAFWILSVNSWMQTPVGYEIAANGQFVPGPSWWVIVFNPSFPYRLVHTVLAAYLTTAFAVGAVGAWHLLKDRTNPGARKMFSMAMWMAAIVAPIQIFAGDMHGLNTLEHQPAKVMAMEGHYQSHPDGAPLILFGIPNSKEKRVDYAVEIPKASSLILKHDLNAPMKGLDTIPDADEPPVGIVFWSFRIMVGIGFAMLGIGLWSLTARSRKKLYEWPWLHRSAVAMGPSGFIAVLAGWVTTEVGRQPFTIYGVLRTVDSASPLDAPAVAASLLAFVLVYFAVFGMGVWYLLRLMQKPPEAHEAPPSDAPIRSAGITPAPQVLAGDGVPGNAHSGEIV; encoded by the coding sequence ATGAGGATCGACCAGGACTGGGCAATTATACTCGCGCGGGCGCAATTCGCGTTCACCGTGAGCTTCCACTTCCTGTTTCCGGCTTTCTCGATCGGGCTTGCGAGTTTCCTCGCGGTTCTCGAAGGGCTGTGGCTCAAGACCGGCAAAGGCGTTTACGCGAACCTCTATCGCTACTGGCTGAAGATTTTTGCTGTCGTCTTCGCGATGGGTGTCGTCTCGGGCATTGTCATGTCCTATCAATTCGGCATCAACTGGTCGGTGTTTTCGGACAAGGCCGGGCCGGTGATCGGACCGCTGATGGCCTATGAAGTGCTGACCGCCTTTTTCCTTGAGGCTGGCTTTCTTGGCGTGATGCTGTTCGGGATCAACAAGGTCGGCCGCAAGCTGCACTTCGTCGCGACATTGGCGGTGGCGCTAGGCACGTTTATTTCGGCTTTCTGGATCTTGTCGGTCAACAGCTGGATGCAGACCCCGGTGGGATATGAAATCGCCGCCAACGGCCAGTTTGTGCCGGGCCCGAGTTGGTGGGTCATCGTATTCAACCCCAGTTTTCCGTATCGGCTCGTCCACACCGTGTTGGCGGCCTATTTGACAACGGCCTTCGCCGTTGGCGCAGTCGGGGCCTGGCATCTGCTCAAAGACCGCACCAATCCCGGCGCGCGCAAAATGTTCTCGATGGCCATGTGGATGGCGGCGATTGTGGCGCCGATCCAGATTTTTGCCGGAGACATGCACGGACTGAACACATTGGAGCATCAGCCCGCCAAGGTGATGGCGATGGAAGGCCATTACCAAAGCCATCCCGACGGCGCCCCCCTGATCCTGTTCGGCATCCCCAATTCGAAGGAAAAACGGGTCGATTATGCCGTTGAGATTCCGAAGGCCTCCTCGCTGATTCTGAAGCATGATTTGAATGCACCGATGAAGGGGCTGGATACGATCCCCGATGCCGACGAACCTCCAGTGGGCATCGTCTTCTGGTCGTTCCGCATCATGGTCGGTATTGGGTTCGCCATGCTGGGTATCGGCTTGTGGAGCTTGACGGCGCGGTCGCGCAAGAAGCTCTATGAATGGCCCTGGTTGCATCGTTCGGCGGTTGCGATGGGACCAAGCGGGTTCATTGCCGTCCTCGCCGGCTGGGTCACCACCGAAGTCGGGAGGCAACCGTTCACAATCTACGGCGTACTGCGAACCGTCGATAGCGCCTCACCGCTCGATGCACCGGCGGTAGCAGCCTCGCTGCTTGCCTTCGTGCTGGTCTATTTCGCCGTGTTCGGGATGGGCGTCTGGTATCTGCTTCGCCTGATGCAGAAGCCGCCCGAAGCGCATGAGGCTCCGCCGAGCGATGCCCCCATCCGCAGCGCGGGCATCACGCCCGCGCCGCAGGTTCTCGCTGGCGATGGCGTGCCGGGCAACGCGCATAGCGGGGAAATCGTGTAA
- a CDS encoding DoxX family protein, whose product MFANIERWLEPGAKSKALIDLLFRVLTSLIFIIGGLGHFGQHQMMLDRMEESPWAGTVNMIGDPSVLLWLSGFAFAVAGTALALGWMTRASALILFVTLVPVTITTHLVPDPSHVGPLFKNIAILGALLLIWARGPGAFALDGKIER is encoded by the coding sequence ATGTTCGCAAATATTGAACGCTGGCTTGAACCGGGCGCAAAGTCGAAGGCGCTGATCGATCTCCTGTTCCGGGTTCTCACTAGCCTGATCTTCATCATCGGCGGGCTGGGTCATTTTGGCCAGCATCAGATGATGCTGGACCGAATGGAGGAATCACCATGGGCAGGCACCGTCAATATGATCGGCGATCCGTCTGTCCTGCTCTGGCTCTCGGGCTTCGCTTTCGCAGTGGCCGGAACCGCCTTGGCTCTGGGTTGGATGACGCGGGCCTCGGCACTGATTTTGTTCGTGACGCTCGTTCCGGTTACGATCACCACCCATCTCGTGCCTGATCCGTCGCATGTCGGCCCGCTCTTCAAGAATATCGCAATACTCGGCGCACTCCTGCTTATTTGGGCGCGTGGACCCGGCGCATTTGCGCTCGATGGAAAAATCGAACGATGA
- a CDS encoding peroxiredoxin: protein MTLHIGDIAPDFQTETQHGPISFHKWAGDSWVFFFSHPADFTPVCTTEMGRTAQLAGDFAARNVKPLGLSTDTADEHRKWIEDVNDTQHTDLQFPILADADLSIARLYDMIHPQQSETAAVRSVFIIDPDKKIRLTMTYPMSVGRNFAEILRVIDALQTSDKFRIATPADWEVGKDVIIPPSIKDDEAATLFPQGWTTLRPYLRTTNVA from the coding sequence ATGACTCTCCACATCGGCGACATCGCACCAGACTTCCAGACCGAGACCCAGCACGGCCCGATCAGCTTTCACAAGTGGGCGGGCGATAGCTGGGTGTTCTTTTTCAGCCATCCGGCCGATTTCACGCCGGTCTGCACCACGGAAATGGGCCGCACGGCCCAGCTCGCAGGCGACTTTGCGGCACGCAATGTGAAGCCTCTGGGCCTGTCGACCGACACCGCAGACGAGCATCGCAAATGGATCGAAGACGTCAACGACACCCAGCATACCGACTTGCAATTCCCCATCCTCGCCGATGCCGATCTGTCGATTGCGCGGCTATATGACATGATCCACCCGCAGCAGAGCGAGACGGCTGCCGTGCGTTCGGTCTTCATCATCGATCCCGACAAGAAAATCCGCCTGACCATGACCTATCCGATGAGCGTCGGCCGCAACTTTGCGGAGATATTGCGGGTGATCGACGCGCTGCAAACCAGCGACAAGTTCCGGATCGCGACACCTGCTGATTGGGAAGTCGGCAAGGATGTCATCATCCCGCCGTCGATCAAGGACGACGAGGCTGCAACGCTTTTCCCGCAAGGATGGACGACGTTGCGCCCCTATTTGCGGACCACCAACGTCGCCTGA